One region of Mycobacteriales bacterium genomic DNA includes:
- a CDS encoding ABC transporter ATP-binding protein encodes MSSLAVSGLVKGFGQKPVLTGVDLAVEAGTITSILGPSGSGKTTLLRVICGFERAQAGSVSIDDEIVDDATHFVAPERRRIGYVPQEGNLFPHLTVAGNVRFGLDRTPESKQRVRELLEMIGLADRARSFPHQLSGGQQQRVALARALAVRPRLVLLDEPFASLDLSLRASVRTDVLAILRTAGATALLVTHDQDEALSMSDRVAVIRDGVIAQLDSPRAVYNRPADADLAHFIGEVNLLAGRYDGERHVITALGRLELTTGSQPADAGSAATVMVRPEQILLSAAADRPDACEVVDHEFYGHDAIVRLKPRAAATPILVVRVRGGSDWSRGALASVAVDGPVVAWADQASGSSVQP; translated from the coding sequence TCCTCGGGCCGTCGGGCAGCGGCAAGACCACGCTGCTGCGGGTCATCTGCGGATTCGAGCGGGCGCAGGCCGGGTCCGTCTCGATCGACGACGAGATCGTGGACGACGCCACGCACTTCGTCGCCCCCGAGCGGCGCCGGATCGGCTACGTCCCGCAGGAAGGCAACCTGTTCCCACATCTCACCGTCGCCGGCAACGTGCGGTTCGGCCTGGACCGAACGCCCGAGTCCAAGCAACGGGTCCGCGAGCTGCTCGAGATGATCGGGCTTGCCGACCGCGCCCGCAGCTTCCCGCACCAGCTCTCGGGAGGGCAGCAGCAGCGAGTTGCCCTCGCCCGAGCGCTAGCGGTCCGGCCGCGGCTGGTGCTGCTCGACGAGCCGTTCGCCTCCCTCGACCTCTCGCTGCGGGCCAGCGTGCGGACCGACGTGCTGGCGATCCTTCGCACGGCCGGCGCGACCGCATTGCTCGTCACTCACGACCAGGACGAGGCGCTGTCGATGTCTGATCGCGTCGCGGTCATCCGCGACGGGGTGATCGCCCAGCTCGACAGCCCTCGCGCGGTCTACAACCGGCCCGCGGATGCCGATCTCGCGCATTTCATCGGCGAGGTCAACCTGCTGGCCGGACGGTACGACGGCGAGCGCCACGTCATCACCGCACTCGGCCGGCTCGAGCTGACCACCGGCTCCCAGCCCGCCGACGCGGGCAGCGCAGCGACGGTCATGGTGCGTCCGGAACAGATCCTGCTCTCGGCCGCCGCCGATCGGCCAGATGCGTGCGAGGTCGTCGACCACGAGTTCTACGGGCACGACGCGATCGTCCGGCTCAAGCCGCGCGCGGCCGCGACGCCGATCCTCGTCGTCCGCGTGCGCGGCGGCTCCGACTGGTCGCGTGGCGCACTCGCCTCCGTGGCCGTGGACGGCCCGGTGGTCGCGTGGGCGGATCAGGCCTCCGGCTCGTCCGTCCAGCCGTAG
- a CDS encoding cytochrome c oxidase assembly protein, producing the protein MTALAPLTVGRFFTTWRFDGWVAAAVLVLLAGYLAGVRAARRRGVPWSPLRTVWFVGLGLVVIVIATMSSLSIYSRVLMWPAAVQVSLLLTIVPVGLGLADPFGLVNAALAPAAAARFRRGLANPVFRLLTFPAIAPLLAVATQFVVFFTGYLGAAQRHGWVLHLLELQLVVTGCLFVLPLLGVEVLPAWCTQPLRMMFAGIDGLLDAIPGIAVMTSSTLVAGGYYGTVARSWGPSRSWDQTIAGGLMLTVAEVVAVPFIAILFRAWIREDARQAEDLDLALDVEDLRQQAETAPGETPPNRPWWEVDPGPLADRAARYGWTDEPEA; encoded by the coding sequence ATGACGGCCCTCGCACCCCTGACGGTCGGCCGGTTCTTCACGACCTGGCGGTTCGACGGCTGGGTGGCGGCGGCGGTGCTCGTTCTGCTCGCCGGATATCTCGCCGGGGTACGCGCGGCACGGCGCCGCGGAGTGCCCTGGTCGCCGCTGCGCACGGTGTGGTTCGTCGGGCTCGGGTTGGTGGTGATCGTGATCGCGACGATGTCGTCGCTCTCGATCTACTCGCGGGTGTTGATGTGGCCGGCCGCTGTGCAGGTGAGCCTGCTGCTGACCATCGTGCCGGTCGGCCTGGGACTGGCCGATCCGTTCGGGTTGGTGAATGCCGCGCTGGCGCCGGCGGCCGCCGCACGTTTCCGGCGCGGACTCGCCAACCCGGTCTTCCGGCTGCTCACCTTTCCGGCGATCGCGCCGCTGCTCGCGGTGGCGACCCAGTTCGTCGTGTTCTTCACCGGCTACCTCGGTGCAGCCCAACGGCACGGCTGGGTGCTGCACCTGCTCGAGCTTCAGCTGGTCGTCACCGGATGCCTGTTCGTGCTGCCGTTGCTCGGTGTCGAAGTGCTGCCGGCATGGTGCACTCAGCCGCTACGAATGATGTTCGCCGGCATCGATGGGCTGCTCGACGCGATCCCCGGCATCGCGGTGATGACCAGCAGCACGCTGGTCGCGGGCGGTTACTACGGGACGGTTGCACGCAGCTGGGGTCCCAGTCGCAGCTGGGACCAGACCATCGCGGGCGGGTTGATGCTGACCGTCGCGGAGGTGGTTGCGGTGCCGTTCATCGCGATCCTGTTCCGAGCGTGGATCCGTGAGGACGCACGCCAGGCCGAGGACCTCGACCTTGCTCTCGACGTCGAGGACCTTCGCCAGCAAGCCGAAACCGCGCCGGGGGAGACGCCGCCCAACCGACCCTGGTGGGAGGTCGATCCGGGCCCGCTCGCGGACCGCGCCGCGCGCTACGGCTGGACGGACGAGCCGGAGGCCTGA
- a CDS encoding L,D-transpeptidase family protein: MIRRTSAVGLVAAAGISAVMICTAGPGVAAGFAPAARPAQATHRVPHRLLVTRLKGVHNARQVISVTTAHYGSVHATVRAFEKTAHGWEQVAGPWPAWIGRNGFAHPGDKREGDGKAPTGSYHFSFFFGVDADPGVHYPWRHASRADYWDDDPSSPRYNLWVDTAKHSAGRDPEPLHVQPSYDDAAVIAYNTARVPGRGSAIFLHVTHHSPTAGCVALPRPRLLRLLRWLDPRDHARIIMGRTATVTR, encoded by the coding sequence ATGATCCGGCGTACCAGTGCGGTCGGCTTGGTCGCCGCCGCCGGCATCTCGGCCGTGATGATCTGCACCGCCGGGCCCGGGGTGGCCGCCGGCTTCGCCCCCGCGGCTCGGCCGGCACAAGCAACACATCGGGTGCCGCATCGCCTGCTGGTCACGAGACTCAAGGGCGTGCACAACGCCCGGCAGGTTATCTCGGTGACGACCGCACATTACGGATCCGTGCATGCGACGGTGCGGGCGTTCGAGAAGACCGCGCACGGCTGGGAGCAGGTCGCCGGTCCTTGGCCGGCATGGATCGGGCGCAACGGCTTCGCCCATCCGGGAGACAAGCGCGAGGGCGACGGCAAGGCGCCCACCGGGTCGTACCACTTCTCCTTCTTCTTCGGCGTCGACGCGGACCCCGGCGTGCACTATCCCTGGCGCCACGCGTCGCGCGCGGACTACTGGGACGACGATCCCTCAAGCCCGCGCTACAACCTGTGGGTCGACACCGCCAAGCACTCGGCGGGGCGGGACCCCGAGCCGTTGCACGTGCAGCCGTCGTACGACGACGCCGCGGTGATCGCCTACAACACCGCGCGGGTCCCCGGCAGGGGCAGCGCAATCTTCTTGCACGTCACTCATCACAGTCCGACGGCCGGCTGCGTCGCGCTGCCGAGGCCGAGGCTGTTGAGGCTGCTGCGCTGGCTCGACCCTCGCGACCACGCGCGGATCATCATGGGACGGACCGCTACCGTGACCCGGTGA
- a CDS encoding CaiB/BaiF CoA-transferase family protein — MSPGKRGPLAGIKVVELAGIGPAPFAAMVLSDLGAEVLRVERPGGGTTAMLGRFDVLARGRRSVAVDLTAPGATDLVLGLVRQADVLVEAFRPGVAERLGLGPVDCLDANPRLVYARMTGWGQDGPLARLAGHDIGYASVAGAIAMIGEPGRKPVPPINLVADFGGGGMFCVTGILAALVERATSGRGQVVDVAMVDGVSSLLAMAYSQLGAGQLREERGRNLLDGGAPFYDTYRCADDEYVAVGALEPQFFAELVRMLGLDDVPPQYDLPQWPRMREQLAAVFATRSRDEWAEVFDGVDACVAPVLRLGEVAGHPHIEARQTVVTVDGVPQPGVAPRFSRTPGEVGQPARPPGADTSDTLRDWGVDPATIETLLAAGTIVQA, encoded by the coding sequence GTGAGTCCGGGGAAACGCGGGCCGCTCGCCGGCATCAAGGTGGTGGAGCTGGCCGGGATCGGACCGGCGCCGTTCGCCGCGATGGTCCTGTCGGACCTCGGCGCCGAAGTGCTGCGGGTGGAGCGACCGGGTGGCGGAACGACTGCGATGCTCGGCCGCTTCGACGTCCTCGCCCGCGGCCGGCGATCGGTGGCCGTGGACCTGACGGCGCCGGGTGCGACCGACCTCGTGCTCGGACTGGTCCGGCAGGCGGACGTGCTCGTCGAAGCGTTCCGACCCGGTGTCGCCGAACGGCTCGGGCTCGGCCCGGTCGACTGTCTCGATGCCAACCCACGGCTGGTCTACGCCCGCATGACCGGTTGGGGGCAGGACGGACCGCTCGCACGGCTGGCCGGCCACGACATCGGCTACGCGTCCGTCGCCGGCGCGATCGCGATGATCGGCGAGCCGGGCCGAAAGCCAGTGCCGCCGATCAACCTGGTCGCCGACTTCGGTGGCGGCGGCATGTTCTGCGTCACCGGCATCCTGGCCGCGCTCGTCGAGCGGGCGACAAGCGGTCGCGGCCAAGTCGTCGACGTCGCGATGGTCGACGGTGTCTCCAGCCTGCTCGCGATGGCCTACAGCCAGCTGGGCGCGGGCCAGCTGCGCGAGGAGCGCGGCCGCAACCTGCTCGACGGCGGCGCTCCGTTCTACGACACGTACCGCTGCGCGGACGATGAGTACGTCGCGGTCGGCGCGCTCGAGCCACAGTTCTTCGCCGAGCTCGTGCGGATGCTCGGCCTCGACGACGTACCGCCGCAGTACGACCTGCCGCAGTGGCCGAGGATGCGCGAGCAGCTCGCAGCGGTGTTCGCGACTCGCTCCCGAGACGAGTGGGCTGAGGTCTTCGACGGGGTGGACGCATGCGTCGCGCCCGTGCTTCGGCTCGGCGAGGTTGCCGGCCACCCGCACATCGAAGCGCGGCAGACCGTCGTCACGGTTGACGGCGTGCCGCAACCAGGAGTCGCGCCTCGGTTCTCCCGAACCCCTGGCGAAGTCGGTCAACCGGCCCGTCCGCCGGGTGCCGACACGTCCGACACGCTGCGCGACTGGGGCGTCGACCCGGCCACGATCGAGACGTTGCTGGCCGCCGGGACCATCGTCCAGGCCTGA
- a CDS encoding PP2C family protein-serine/threonine phosphatase, with protein MGQPDVGTPGPIARARRWLRMIAAPESALGKRVALLALLLLTGLCLVLDITLSAATFPALTLVVPIVFGGLLLEPRPLVVEFAAVLGVLIAENLGVGHSQVHLGAYVVVVIVAGIAFQQSLDRQRLGLSLGRGEQMLFELRDRLRSQGELPPMPATWHAEVEQHSAGGASFGGDFLVATLADGGRSMELVLVDVSGKGVDAGTRALMLSGALGGLLGAVPPPRFLPSANEYLLRQGWGEGFATALHLTVELTTGRYRLSTAGHPPAVHYVGGTGKWQVVEPQGTVLGLLPDAEFGFVEGELRPYDALLLYTDGLVEVPGRDLAVGIDKLLGAAERLIPRGFDGGAQRLMQEAAPNASDDRAIVLLWRT; from the coding sequence ATGGGGCAGCCGGACGTCGGCACGCCGGGACCGATCGCGCGGGCCCGGCGGTGGCTGCGCATGATCGCCGCGCCGGAGTCGGCGCTCGGGAAGCGGGTGGCCCTGCTCGCGCTGCTGCTGCTCACCGGGTTGTGTTTGGTCCTCGACATCACACTGTCGGCTGCGACCTTCCCCGCGCTCACGCTGGTGGTGCCGATCGTCTTCGGCGGCCTGCTCCTCGAGCCGCGCCCGCTGGTCGTGGAGTTCGCGGCGGTGCTCGGCGTACTGATCGCGGAGAACCTGGGTGTGGGCCACAGCCAGGTGCATCTCGGTGCGTACGTCGTGGTGGTCATCGTGGCCGGGATCGCGTTCCAGCAGTCGTTGGATCGCCAGCGGCTCGGGCTTTCGCTCGGTCGCGGCGAGCAGATGCTCTTCGAGCTTCGCGACCGGCTCCGCTCCCAGGGCGAGCTCCCGCCGATGCCGGCCACTTGGCACGCCGAGGTGGAGCAGCACTCGGCGGGCGGGGCGAGCTTCGGCGGTGACTTCCTGGTTGCCACCCTCGCCGACGGCGGGCGGTCGATGGAGCTTGTCCTCGTCGACGTCTCCGGCAAAGGAGTCGACGCCGGCACTCGAGCGCTGATGCTCTCGGGTGCCTTGGGCGGCTTGCTCGGCGCCGTGCCACCACCGCGTTTCCTGCCGTCGGCGAACGAGTACCTGCTGCGACAGGGATGGGGCGAAGGCTTCGCCACCGCTCTGCACCTGACCGTCGAGCTCACGACCGGCCGCTACCGGCTGAGCACTGCCGGACACCCGCCCGCGGTTCACTACGTCGGTGGAACCGGCAAGTGGCAGGTCGTCGAGCCGCAGGGCACCGTGCTCGGGCTGCTGCCGGACGCCGAGTTCGGCTTCGTCGAAGGCGAGCTCCGACCGTACGACGCGCTCCTGCTCTACACCGACGGCTTGGTGGAGGTGCCGGGCCGTGACCTTGCCGTCGGCATCGACAAGCTGCTCGGCGCGGCCGAGCGGCTGATCCCGCGCGGCTTCGACGGAGGCGCGCAGCGGCTCATGCAGGAAGCGGCTCCCAACGCCAGCGACGACCGCGCCATCGTGCTGCTCTGGCGCACCTAG
- a CDS encoding ribose-5-phosphate isomerase, whose amino-acid sequence MRIYFGSDHAGFALKTRLVARLSELGHEPVDCGPEVYDDEDDYPPYCLLAATRTVADPGSLGIVIGGSGNGEAIAANKVSGARCAVAFSDDTARLGREHNDANLLSLGARMYDEQTALRYAEIFVSTPFSGAERHVRRLGELAGYEATGELPPRAEDEAKGGR is encoded by the coding sequence ATGCGGATCTATTTCGGCTCCGACCACGCCGGTTTCGCCCTCAAGACCCGGCTGGTCGCGCGCCTGTCCGAGCTCGGTCACGAGCCGGTCGACTGCGGACCTGAGGTCTACGACGACGAGGACGACTACCCGCCGTACTGCCTGCTCGCCGCCACCCGCACGGTCGCCGATCCGGGCAGCCTCGGCATCGTGATCGGCGGATCGGGCAACGGCGAGGCCATCGCCGCGAACAAGGTGAGCGGGGCGCGCTGTGCGGTGGCCTTCAGCGACGACACCGCGCGGCTCGGTCGCGAGCACAACGACGCCAACCTGCTCAGCCTCGGGGCCCGGATGTACGACGAGCAGACCGCGCTGCGCTACGCCGAGATCTTCGTGTCCACGCCGTTCAGCGGGGCGGAGCGGCACGTTCGCCGGCTCGGGGAACTGGCCGGCTACGAGGCCACCGGTGAGCTCCCGCCACGGGCCGAGGACGAGGCGAAAGGCGGCCGGTAG
- a CDS encoding aldehyde dehydrogenase family protein — protein sequence MGDAVSHDRDSIYIGGQWASSSGSELIDVENPATEQVIGHVPSGTTDDVDRAVRSARAAFDGWAQTSPEERGKYLSRLHDALAARQEEIAHTILAEMGAPLKLATAVQAGLPLADVATAASLASTVTWTEQIGNSTVVHEPIGVVGAITPWNYPLHQVTAKVAYALAAGCTVVLKPSEIAPLCSYLFFDAIHEVGLPAGVANLVPGYGPTVGEAIAAHPDVDMVSFTGSTRAGTRVAELGAATVKKVALELGGKSANVILPDADLAKAVKVGIANCFLNSGQTCTAWTRMLVSDAQYDDAVSLAEEIASGYTTGDPTDPSTRLGPLVSATQRERVTGYIDKGVADGARLVTGGSERPHATGHFVAPTVFADVTTDMTIAQEEIFGPVLSILRYSDEDEALAIANDTVYGLAGAVWSADQERATAFARRMRTGQVDINGGSFNPAAPFGGYKRSGVGRELGRYGVEEFLQPKSLQL from the coding sequence ATGGGTGATGCCGTAAGTCACGACCGTGACTCGATCTATATCGGCGGGCAGTGGGCATCTTCATCGGGCTCGGAGCTGATCGACGTCGAGAACCCCGCTACGGAGCAGGTCATCGGGCATGTGCCGTCCGGCACGACGGACGATGTCGATCGCGCCGTCCGTTCCGCGCGGGCTGCCTTCGACGGCTGGGCACAGACCAGTCCCGAGGAGCGCGGCAAGTACCTGTCGCGGTTGCACGACGCGCTCGCCGCGCGCCAGGAGGAGATCGCGCACACCATCCTTGCCGAGATGGGTGCGCCCCTGAAGCTCGCGACCGCGGTACAAGCGGGGCTCCCGCTCGCCGACGTTGCAACGGCGGCGAGCCTCGCGAGCACGGTCACCTGGACCGAGCAGATCGGAAACTCCACGGTCGTTCACGAGCCGATCGGGGTGGTCGGTGCGATCACGCCGTGGAACTACCCGCTTCATCAGGTGACGGCCAAGGTTGCCTACGCCCTGGCAGCCGGCTGCACCGTCGTACTCAAGCCCAGCGAGATCGCGCCGCTGTGCTCCTATCTGTTCTTCGACGCGATCCACGAGGTCGGCCTTCCAGCCGGAGTTGCGAACCTCGTCCCCGGTTACGGCCCGACAGTCGGCGAGGCGATTGCCGCGCATCCCGACGTCGACATGGTGTCGTTCACCGGTTCGACTCGCGCCGGCACCCGCGTGGCCGAGCTAGGTGCGGCGACGGTCAAGAAGGTGGCGCTCGAGCTCGGCGGCAAGAGTGCGAACGTGATCCTCCCGGACGCCGACCTTGCGAAGGCGGTGAAGGTCGGCATCGCCAACTGCTTCCTGAACTCGGGCCAGACCTGCACCGCCTGGACGCGGATGCTGGTCAGTGACGCTCAGTACGACGACGCCGTGAGCCTCGCCGAGGAGATCGCGTCGGGTTACACCACGGGCGACCCGACCGACCCCTCGACCCGGCTCGGCCCGTTGGTGTCGGCGACCCAGCGGGAGCGCGTGACCGGCTACATCGACAAGGGCGTCGCCGACGGAGCCCGACTGGTGACGGGGGGCAGCGAGCGCCCGCACGCGACCGGTCATTTCGTCGCGCCGACCGTCTTCGCCGACGTGACGACGGACATGACGATCGCCCAGGAGGAGATCTTCGGACCGGTGCTGTCGATCCTTCGCTACTCCGACGAGGACGAAGCGCTCGCGATCGCCAACGACACCGTCTACGGTCTCGCCGGAGCGGTGTGGTCGGCCGATCAGGAGCGGGCGACCGCGTTCGCGCGCCGGATGCGGACCGGCCAGGTCGACATCAACGGCGGCTCGTTCAACCCGGCCGCGCCGTTCGGCGGCTACAAGCGCTCCGGGGTGGGCAGGGAGCTCGGTCGCTACGGCGTCGAGGAGTTCCTGCAGCCGAAGTCGCTGCAGCTCTGA
- a CDS encoding DsbA family protein has translation MTTNVDFWFDPLCPWAWITSRWMLEVEQVRDVNTRWHVMSLAILNEDKDISEDYRKRMQQAWGPVRVCMAAEQAHGADSLLPLYTALGVRFHHEKLPNERATIEAAIADAGLPADLVDAMDDPSYDEALAKSHHEGMDPVGDDVGTPVIHIDGNAIFGPVVTPIPRGEQAGRLWDGVEQVMSVPGFYELKRSRDARPSFD, from the coding sequence ATGACAACTAACGTGGACTTCTGGTTCGACCCGCTGTGTCCGTGGGCGTGGATCACCTCGCGATGGATGCTCGAGGTCGAGCAGGTACGCGACGTCAACACTCGTTGGCATGTGATGAGCCTCGCGATCCTCAACGAGGACAAGGACATTTCCGAGGACTACCGCAAGCGCATGCAGCAGGCCTGGGGTCCGGTCCGGGTCTGCATGGCAGCGGAGCAGGCGCACGGCGCGGACTCCCTGCTCCCGCTCTATACCGCGCTCGGCGTGCGGTTCCATCACGAGAAGCTCCCGAACGAACGCGCGACCATCGAGGCCGCGATCGCGGATGCCGGGCTACCGGCCGATCTGGTGGACGCCATGGACGACCCGTCGTACGACGAGGCGCTGGCCAAGTCCCATCACGAGGGGATGGACCCGGTCGGCGACGACGTCGGCACACCGGTCATCCACATCGACGGCAACGCGATCTTCGGCCCGGTCGTGACGCCGATCCCGCGCGGTGAGCAGGCCGGCCGGCTCTGGGACGGCGTCGAGCAGGTGATGAGCGTGCCGGGCTTCTACGAGCTCAAGCGCAGTCGGGACGCGCGACCCAGCTTCGACTGA
- the pepN gene encoding aminopeptidase N — translation MSVENLTRDEARERARILRVDSYDVHLDLAMAVDEPSIFRSVSTIRFGCAEPGAETHLDITADRIISATLNGEELDFDAAFTGQRLALPPLATDNELKVVANCVFSRTGEGLHRFVDPVDKEVYLYSQFETFDAHRMFACFDQPDLKATFAFTVDAPEAWLVLSNMPSRQDGERRVFERTPRQSTYITAIVAGAYAGVEDSHDGIPLGVYCRKSLVQHLDADDIIEVTKQGFDAFHASFRYRYPWPKYDQIFVPEFNMGAMENAGCVTLTEDYVFRSRTTDAAYERRAITILHEMAHMWFGDLVTMRWWDDLWLNESFAEFVSTQATSESTRWPDAWTTFCTIEKMWAYRQDQLPTTHPIAADIVDIEAVTTNFDGITYAKGASVLKQLAHWVGHEAFYSATRAYFGKHEYSNTTLQDLLDDLTDASGRDLSTWSKDWLQTAGVNTLRPQFDVDDDGRFSAFAVLQEAPEDYPTLRSHRMRIGLYNRDGDGLERTEQVEVDLTGASTDVPDLVGVRRPDMVLLNDDDLTYAKIRLDEASWQTLVSSIGEFRNPLARTLCWSAAWDMTRDAEVTASDYLELILAGIELETEIGTVQSLLRLAAQAIDPFGDPSLREQRRVRLADRAFGLLDASEPGSDLQLAFTRAAAANAATAAHLDRIQALLDGRETVPGLAIDTELRWVLLHPLVASGRAGDEEIDAERDRDDTAAGHRHWLTLRALRPTPEAKAEAWRLAVEQDELPNADQNAIVAGFQHYRQRELLAPYIEKYFDAIGELYRTRSAEMAQDLITGLYPYVATGQATVDRTDAYLRQEQPGPALRRMLLEARDGMARALRAQQRDITATSDRH, via the coding sequence GTGTCTGTCGAGAACCTGACCCGCGACGAAGCCCGCGAGCGCGCCCGGATCCTGCGCGTCGACTCCTATGACGTCCACCTCGACCTGGCGATGGCGGTCGACGAGCCGAGCATTTTCCGCTCGGTGTCGACGATCCGCTTCGGCTGTGCCGAGCCGGGCGCGGAGACCCACCTGGACATCACCGCCGATCGGATCATCTCGGCGACCCTGAACGGCGAAGAGCTCGACTTCGATGCGGCGTTCACGGGGCAGCGGCTCGCGCTGCCCCCGCTCGCCACGGACAACGAGCTCAAGGTCGTGGCGAACTGCGTCTTCTCCCGCACCGGCGAGGGCCTGCACCGGTTCGTGGACCCGGTCGACAAGGAGGTCTACCTCTACTCGCAGTTCGAGACCTTCGACGCGCACCGGATGTTCGCCTGCTTCGACCAGCCGGACCTGAAGGCCACCTTCGCGTTCACCGTCGACGCGCCCGAGGCCTGGCTGGTGCTGTCGAACATGCCGAGCCGGCAGGACGGCGAACGCCGGGTGTTCGAGCGCACGCCACGCCAGTCGACGTACATCACCGCGATCGTGGCCGGGGCTTACGCCGGCGTCGAGGACAGCCACGACGGGATCCCCCTCGGGGTCTACTGCCGCAAGTCGCTGGTCCAGCATCTCGACGCCGACGACATCATCGAGGTGACCAAGCAGGGCTTCGACGCCTTTCACGCGTCGTTCCGCTACCGCTACCCGTGGCCCAAGTACGACCAGATCTTCGTTCCCGAGTTCAACATGGGCGCGATGGAGAACGCCGGTTGCGTCACGCTCACCGAGGACTACGTGTTCCGGTCCCGTACGACGGACGCCGCCTACGAGCGGCGGGCGATCACGATCCTGCACGAGATGGCGCACATGTGGTTCGGCGACCTCGTGACCATGCGCTGGTGGGACGACCTATGGCTGAACGAGTCGTTCGCGGAGTTCGTGTCGACCCAAGCCACCTCGGAGTCGACCAGATGGCCCGATGCGTGGACCACGTTCTGCACGATCGAGAAGATGTGGGCCTACCGTCAGGATCAGCTGCCGACGACGCACCCGATCGCGGCCGACATCGTCGACATCGAAGCAGTGACGACCAACTTCGACGGGATCACCTACGCCAAAGGTGCTTCGGTGCTGAAGCAGCTCGCGCACTGGGTCGGCCACGAGGCGTTCTACTCGGCCACCCGCGCCTACTTCGGCAAGCACGAGTACTCGAACACCACGCTGCAGGACCTGCTCGACGACCTGACCGACGCGAGCGGCCGGGACCTGTCGACCTGGTCGAAGGACTGGTTGCAGACCGCGGGCGTCAACACGCTGCGACCGCAGTTCGACGTCGACGACGACGGGCGGTTCAGCGCGTTCGCCGTACTGCAGGAGGCGCCGGAGGACTACCCGACGCTGCGCTCGCACCGGATGCGGATCGGCCTGTACAACCGCGACGGCGACGGCTTGGAGCGCACCGAGCAGGTCGAGGTCGACCTGACCGGTGCGAGCACTGACGTCCCCGACCTGGTCGGAGTACGCCGGCCCGACATGGTGCTGCTCAACGACGACGACTTGACCTACGCCAAGATCCGTCTCGACGAGGCGTCCTGGCAGACCCTGGTCAGCTCCATCGGGGAGTTCCGCAACCCGCTGGCGCGGACGCTGTGCTGGAGCGCGGCCTGGGACATGACCCGCGACGCCGAGGTGACGGCGAGCGACTATCTCGAGCTGATCCTCGCCGGCATCGAGCTCGAGACGGAAATCGGCACGGTGCAGTCGCTGCTGCGCCTCGCCGCCCAGGCGATCGACCCGTTCGGCGACCCGAGTCTTCGCGAGCAGCGCCGGGTTCGACTTGCCGACCGCGCCTTCGGGTTGCTCGATGCCAGCGAACCGGGCAGCGACCTCCAGCTCGCGTTCACCCGCGCGGCGGCCGCGAACGCGGCCACTGCCGCCCACCTGGACCGCATCCAGGCCCTCTTGGACGGTCGCGAGACGGTCCCGGGTCTCGCCATCGACACCGAGCTGCGCTGGGTGTTGCTGCACCCGCTCGTCGCCAGCGGCCGTGCGGGCGACGAGGAGATCGACGCCGAGCGCGATCGGGACGACACGGCCGCCGGGCACCGGCACTGGCTCACCCTGCGCGCGCTACGACCCACTCCCGAAGCGAAGGCCGAGGCCTGGCGGCTGGCCGTCGAGCAGGACGAGCTGCCGAACGCCGACCAGAACGCGATCGTGGCCGGCTTCCAGCACTACCGCCAGCGGGAGCTGCTCGCGCCGTACATCGAGAAGTACTTCGACGCGATCGGCGAGCTCTACCGCACCCGCTCGGCTGAGATGGCGCAGGACCTGATCACCGGGCTGTACCCCTACGTCGCCACCGGGCAGGCAACCGTGGACCGGACCGACGCCTACCTGAGGCAGGAGCAGCCCGGCCCGGCCCTGCGACGAATGCTGCTCGAAGCCCGGGACGGCATGGCGCGCGCGCTTCGCGCGCAACAGCGCGACATCACCGCCACCTCCGACCGTCACTGA